A portion of the Malania oleifera isolate guangnan ecotype guangnan chromosome 3, ASM2987363v1, whole genome shotgun sequence genome contains these proteins:
- the LOC131151907 gene encoding uncharacterized protein LOC131151907 isoform X2: protein MSNNLVSQQLPVSTQQMGQMDPISNLLGTSIPNLQMGPMGSLSANPSASRQLSISDNQMGLPLSNSPAMNKQMEQIEAKVDSFGSHQFSVPVKQHAQMEEVMANPGSNKRRAPIDSMSNNPASQQFSMSNKRMAQMRPFSGTLGLQSFPVPNKRTTQMAFMPNAPGSQHLATPRKKTGQMESSLSKSGAQQVMTPKSRGTQMGLSPHNQTESFESVRSKMRESLIASLALVSQQQDKPPNIEKDTETQQDKSPSLGKDSQSETAIAPGLTQGSLEAAENSSEKPMGTLPSKDYYNSQKPSDGQNVSQEIITAENTVNSTDTRRGNVQNFQPTTALPDVDVSFSDGFFAKDELLQGNGLSWAVDIDTGMAKPKEIQAPQKQKLVGEEVVEEVRGKAVQSPQTLAFEIESELFKLFGGVNKKYKEKGRSLLFNLKDRSNPELRERVIAGEISPKRLCSMTAEELASKELSQWRIAKAEELAQMVVLLDTEVDVRRLVKKTHKGEFQVEVEQDDSVSVEVSVGANALTQMRAKKKEKEARPASKSDGAKDETNGTSEKSNLEDQNNSSAITIIPNEGTDLMQGLMVDELKDAEFLPPIVSLDEFMESLDSEPPFENIPLDAGKKMPVSDKVNSEIGSELKSSDLASNAPVDTTPDKPEKMEESNAGSDMNVKSSEIHLQSETLIPSGASMGEHFWEGLLQLNVSAVATVNGFFRSGEKTSTKEWPSFLEIKGRVRLDAFEKFIQELPNSRSRAIMVIQFVSKEGSPESEREALSEVVESYILDERLGFAEPAPGIELYFCPPHTRTLELLSKHLPKQYTETLNASDNSLIGVTVWRKTNLSSTISPKSSSHFKHGSRKPQYSRRQQERETNMNANFSSRPPQHMGPSFTNPNLPLNDDDGDDDIPPGFGPATARDEDDLPEFKFSGGSNPPMMQSNGQNVSQVPGRTPLHPPQAPSRPVEQMRELIHKYGQPGTNAASGNFHDRKGLRVATQPWEDEDDDIPEWQPHTQTQPQPQPQSQPQTPKLQGLPPPMPQPTPAAPIHSFQQPMPPLHLLNQPHLGVLPPLQPPMNVIPSTWSAPSTGPHGLPTQGAALQPINVGIQSNTGQFFGIPPSAEWRQGAPRSRGL from the exons ATGTCCAATAATCTAGTGTCGCAGCAGTTACCAGTATCAACTCAACAAATGGGTCAGATGGATCCCATTTCCAACTTATTGGGTACGTCAATACCGAACTTGCAAATGGGACCAATGGGCTCCTTGTCTGCCAATCCTTCTGCATCTCGGCAGTTGTCAATATCAGACAACCAAATGGGTCTACCCCTATCCAATAGTCCTGCAATGAACAAACAAATGGAACAGATTGAAGCCAAGGTAGATAGTTTTGGTTCACATCAGTTCTCTGTGCCAGTTAAGCAACATGCCCAGATGGAAGAAGTTATGGCTAATCCTGGATCAAATAAACGAAGAGCACCAATAGACTCAATGTCCAACAATCCTGCATCCCAACAATTTTCAATGTCTAACAAGCGGATGGCTCAAATGAGGCCTTTTTCTGGTACACTGGGGCTACAGTCCTTTCCTGTACCAAATAAAAGGACCACACAGATGGCATTCATGCCCAATGCTCCAGGATCACAGCATTTGGCAACACCAAGAAAGAAAACAGGGCAAATGGAATCAAGTCTCAGTAAATCTGGGGCACAGCAAGTAATGACTCCTAAAAGTCGAGGCACACAAATGGGATTGTCTCCCCACAATCAAACAGAATCATTTGAATCTGTGAGGTCGAAGATGAGGGAATCACTGATTGCGTCACTTGCCTTGGTTTCTCAGCAGCAAGATAAGCCACCAAATATTGAAAAAGATACTGAGACTCAGCAAGATAAATCACCAAGTCTAGGAAAGGACTCTCAGAGTGAGACTGCAATTGCTCCAGGTCTAACACAGGGAAGTCTTGAAGCTGCTGAAAATTCATCAGAAAAGCCTATGGGGACTTTGCCTTCCAAAGATTATTATAACTCTCAGAAGCCCAGTGATGGACAAAATGTATCTCAGGAAATAATTACCGCAGAAAACACTGTAAATTCTACAGACACACGGAGAGGCAATGTGCAAAACTTTCAACCTACTACAGCTCTGCCTGATGTAGATGTTTCTTTTAGTGATGGCTTCTTTGCTAAAGATGAACTTTTGCAGGGAAATGGACTGTCTTGGGCTGTGGATATTGATACAGGGATGGCAAAACCCAAGGAAATTCAAGCCCCCCAAAAGCAGAAGTTGGTAGGTGAGGAAGTAGTAGAAGAAGTGAGGGGAAAAGCGGTTCAGTCTCCTCAAACTTTGGCATTTGAAATTGAATCAGAACTCTTCAAGTTATTTGGAGGTGTAAATAAGAAGTATAAAGAAAAGGGTAGGTCTCTTTTGTTCAATTTAAAAGATCGTAGTAATCCAGAGCTGAGAGAAAGAGTCATAGCTGGTGAAATTTCCCCCAAACGGCTATGTTCTATGACTGCAGAGGAACTTGCTTCAAAGGAGCTTTCTCAGTGGCGAATTGCAAAAGCAGAAGAGCTTGCTCAAATGGTAGTTTTGCTTGATACAGAAGTTGATGTCAGACGTTTGGTTAAGAAAACACACAAGGGTGAGTTTCAAGTAGAGGTCGAACAAGATGATAGTGTTTCAGTGGAGGTTTCCGTTGGGGCAAATGCACTTACTCAAATGCGAGCCAAAAAAAAGGAGAAGGAAGCTCGGCCTGCTTCTAAATCTGATGGAGCAAAGGATGAAACAAATGGTACAAGTGAAAAGAGTAATTTAGAAGACCAGAACAATTCATCTGCCATTACAATTATTCCTAATGAGGGAACTGATTTAATGCAAGGACTCATGGTAGATGAATTGAAAGATGCAGAATTTCTTCCTCCAATTGTATCTCTGGATGAATTCATGGAGTCCCTTGATTCAGAGCCACCATTTGAAAATATACCTCTGGATGCTGGGAAAAAAATGCCTGTTTCAGACAAGGTCAATTCTGAAATTGGCTCTGAATTGAAGTCTTCTGATCTAGCTTCTAATGCTCCTGTTGATACCACTCCAGACAAGCCTGAGAAAATGGAAGAATCTAATGCAGGTTCAGATATGAATGTGAAGTCCAGTGAAATTCATTTGCAATCAGAAACCCTCATTCCTAGTGGGGCTTCTATGGGTGAACATTTCTGGGAAGGCTTACTTCAACTGAATGTCTCGGCTGTTGCTACAGTCAATGGCTTCTTTAGAAG TGGTGAAAAAACATCCACCAAGGAGTGGCCTAGCTTTCTTGAGATCAAGGGGAGAGTCAGACTTGATGCCTTTGAAAAGTTCATCCAAGAGCTTCCCAATTCGCGGAGTCGTGCTATCATG GTTATTCAGTTTGTTTCGAAGGAAGGATCCCCAGAGAGTGAGCGCGAGGCCCTTTCTGAG GTGGTAGAGTCATACATCTTGGATGAGAGGCTGGGGTTTGCCGAGCCTGCCCCTGGGATTGAACTCTATTTCTGCCCCCCTCACACAAGGACACTTGAATTGTTGAGCAAGCACCTTCCAAAACAATACACAGAAACACTGAATGCTTCTGACAATAGCCTAATTGGTGTTACTGTATGGAGAAAAACTAACTTGAGTTCAACAATTTCACCAAAGTCATCTTCGCACTTCAAACATGGCTCTAGAAAGCCACAATATTCTAGGAGACAGCAAGAGAGAGAAACAAACATGAATGCCAATTTCTCATCCAGACCTCCCCAACACATGGGCCCTTCTTTCACCAATCCTAATCTACCACTCAATGATGACGATGGCGACGATGATATTCCTCCTGGGTTTGGCCCTGCCACGGCCCGGGATGAGGATGACCTACCTGAGTTCAAGTTCTCTGGTGGATCTAACCCACCAATGATGCAATCTAATGGGCAAAACGTCTCTCAGGTCCCGGGCCGAACCCCCCTTCACCCACCTCAGGCCCCATCTCGACCTGTTGAGCAAATGAGGGAGTTGATACACAAATATGGGCAGCCTGGAACCAATGCTGCTTCAGGGAATTTTCATGACAGAAAAGGTCTTAGGGTTGCAACTCAGCCATGGGAGGATGAGGATGACGACATTCCAGAGTGGCAACCCCATACCCAAACCCAACCCCAACCCCAACCCCAATCCCAACCCCAGACCCCAAAACTGCAGGGCCTGCCCCCTCCAATGCCTCAACCAACACCAGCAGCGCCGATTCATAGCTTCCAGCAGCCGATGCCGCCGCTGCACCTGTTAAATCAACCTCATTTGGGAGTACTGCCACCCCTGCAGCCGCCCATGAATGTCATACCTAGCACATGGAGTGCACCATCTACGGGCCCCCATGGCCTCCCCACACAGGGCGCCGCCCTGCAACCTATTAATGTAGGTATTCAATCCAATACAGGACAGTTTTTTGGCATCCCCCCGAGCGCAGAGTGGAGACAGGGTGCCCCTAGGAGTAGAGGTCTTTAA
- the LOC131151907 gene encoding uncharacterized protein LOC131151907 isoform X1: MSNNLVSQQLPVSTQQMGQMDPISNLLGTSIPNLQMGPMGSLSANPSASRQLSISDNQMGLPLSNSPAMNKQMEQIEAKVDSFGSHQFSVPVKQHAQMEEVMANPGSNKRRAPIDSMSNNPASQQFSMSNKRMAQMRPFSGTLGLQSFPVPNKRTTQMAFMPNAPGSQHLATPRKKTGQMESSLSKSGAQQVMTPKSRGTQMGLSPHNQTESFESVRSKMRESLIASLALVSQQQDKPPNIEKDTETQQDKSPSLGKDSQSETAIAPGLTQGSLEAAENSSEKPMGTLPSKDYYNSQKPSDGQNVSQEIITAENTVNSTDTRRGNVQNFQPTTALPDVDVSFSDGFFAKDELLQGNGLSWAVDIDTGMAKPKEIQAPQKQKLVGEEVVEEVRGKAVQSPQTLAFEIESELFKLFGGVNKKYKEKGRSLLFNLKDRSNPELRERVIAGEISPKRLCSMTAEELASKELSQWRIAKAEELAQMVVLLDTEVDVRRLVKKTHKGEFQVEVEQDDSVSVEVSVGANALTQMRAKKKEKEARPASKSDGAKDETNGTSEKSNLEDQNNSSAITIIPNEGTDLMQGLMVDELKDAEFLPPIVSLDEFMESLDSEPPFENIPLDAGKKMPVSDKVNSEIGSELKSSDLASNAPVDTTPDKPEKMEESNAGSDMNVKSSEIHLQSETLIPSGASMGEHFWEGLLQLNVSAVATVNGFFRSGEKTSTKEWPSFLEIKGRVRLDAFEKFIQELPNSRSRAIMVIQFVSKEGSPESEREALSEVTNATRGILISPWLTVILILSCTGIVLQVVESYILDERLGFAEPAPGIELYFCPPHTRTLELLSKHLPKQYTETLNASDNSLIGVTVWRKTNLSSTISPKSSSHFKHGSRKPQYSRRQQERETNMNANFSSRPPQHMGPSFTNPNLPLNDDDGDDDIPPGFGPATARDEDDLPEFKFSGGSNPPMMQSNGQNVSQVPGRTPLHPPQAPSRPVEQMRELIHKYGQPGTNAASGNFHDRKGLRVATQPWEDEDDDIPEWQPHTQTQPQPQPQSQPQTPKLQGLPPPMPQPTPAAPIHSFQQPMPPLHLLNQPHLGVLPPLQPPMNVIPSTWSAPSTGPHGLPTQGAALQPINVGIQSNTGQFFGIPPSAEWRQGAPRSRGL; the protein is encoded by the exons ATGTCCAATAATCTAGTGTCGCAGCAGTTACCAGTATCAACTCAACAAATGGGTCAGATGGATCCCATTTCCAACTTATTGGGTACGTCAATACCGAACTTGCAAATGGGACCAATGGGCTCCTTGTCTGCCAATCCTTCTGCATCTCGGCAGTTGTCAATATCAGACAACCAAATGGGTCTACCCCTATCCAATAGTCCTGCAATGAACAAACAAATGGAACAGATTGAAGCCAAGGTAGATAGTTTTGGTTCACATCAGTTCTCTGTGCCAGTTAAGCAACATGCCCAGATGGAAGAAGTTATGGCTAATCCTGGATCAAATAAACGAAGAGCACCAATAGACTCAATGTCCAACAATCCTGCATCCCAACAATTTTCAATGTCTAACAAGCGGATGGCTCAAATGAGGCCTTTTTCTGGTACACTGGGGCTACAGTCCTTTCCTGTACCAAATAAAAGGACCACACAGATGGCATTCATGCCCAATGCTCCAGGATCACAGCATTTGGCAACACCAAGAAAGAAAACAGGGCAAATGGAATCAAGTCTCAGTAAATCTGGGGCACAGCAAGTAATGACTCCTAAAAGTCGAGGCACACAAATGGGATTGTCTCCCCACAATCAAACAGAATCATTTGAATCTGTGAGGTCGAAGATGAGGGAATCACTGATTGCGTCACTTGCCTTGGTTTCTCAGCAGCAAGATAAGCCACCAAATATTGAAAAAGATACTGAGACTCAGCAAGATAAATCACCAAGTCTAGGAAAGGACTCTCAGAGTGAGACTGCAATTGCTCCAGGTCTAACACAGGGAAGTCTTGAAGCTGCTGAAAATTCATCAGAAAAGCCTATGGGGACTTTGCCTTCCAAAGATTATTATAACTCTCAGAAGCCCAGTGATGGACAAAATGTATCTCAGGAAATAATTACCGCAGAAAACACTGTAAATTCTACAGACACACGGAGAGGCAATGTGCAAAACTTTCAACCTACTACAGCTCTGCCTGATGTAGATGTTTCTTTTAGTGATGGCTTCTTTGCTAAAGATGAACTTTTGCAGGGAAATGGACTGTCTTGGGCTGTGGATATTGATACAGGGATGGCAAAACCCAAGGAAATTCAAGCCCCCCAAAAGCAGAAGTTGGTAGGTGAGGAAGTAGTAGAAGAAGTGAGGGGAAAAGCGGTTCAGTCTCCTCAAACTTTGGCATTTGAAATTGAATCAGAACTCTTCAAGTTATTTGGAGGTGTAAATAAGAAGTATAAAGAAAAGGGTAGGTCTCTTTTGTTCAATTTAAAAGATCGTAGTAATCCAGAGCTGAGAGAAAGAGTCATAGCTGGTGAAATTTCCCCCAAACGGCTATGTTCTATGACTGCAGAGGAACTTGCTTCAAAGGAGCTTTCTCAGTGGCGAATTGCAAAAGCAGAAGAGCTTGCTCAAATGGTAGTTTTGCTTGATACAGAAGTTGATGTCAGACGTTTGGTTAAGAAAACACACAAGGGTGAGTTTCAAGTAGAGGTCGAACAAGATGATAGTGTTTCAGTGGAGGTTTCCGTTGGGGCAAATGCACTTACTCAAATGCGAGCCAAAAAAAAGGAGAAGGAAGCTCGGCCTGCTTCTAAATCTGATGGAGCAAAGGATGAAACAAATGGTACAAGTGAAAAGAGTAATTTAGAAGACCAGAACAATTCATCTGCCATTACAATTATTCCTAATGAGGGAACTGATTTAATGCAAGGACTCATGGTAGATGAATTGAAAGATGCAGAATTTCTTCCTCCAATTGTATCTCTGGATGAATTCATGGAGTCCCTTGATTCAGAGCCACCATTTGAAAATATACCTCTGGATGCTGGGAAAAAAATGCCTGTTTCAGACAAGGTCAATTCTGAAATTGGCTCTGAATTGAAGTCTTCTGATCTAGCTTCTAATGCTCCTGTTGATACCACTCCAGACAAGCCTGAGAAAATGGAAGAATCTAATGCAGGTTCAGATATGAATGTGAAGTCCAGTGAAATTCATTTGCAATCAGAAACCCTCATTCCTAGTGGGGCTTCTATGGGTGAACATTTCTGGGAAGGCTTACTTCAACTGAATGTCTCGGCTGTTGCTACAGTCAATGGCTTCTTTAGAAG TGGTGAAAAAACATCCACCAAGGAGTGGCCTAGCTTTCTTGAGATCAAGGGGAGAGTCAGACTTGATGCCTTTGAAAAGTTCATCCAAGAGCTTCCCAATTCGCGGAGTCGTGCTATCATG GTTATTCAGTTTGTTTCGAAGGAAGGATCCCCAGAGAGTGAGCGCGAGGCCCTTTCTGAGGTGACTAATGCCACTCGTGGTATTCTAATTTCACCTTGGCTTACTGTTATTCTCATACTCAGCTGTACTGGCATTGTCCTGCAGGTGGTAGAGTCATACATCTTGGATGAGAGGCTGGGGTTTGCCGAGCCTGCCCCTGGGATTGAACTCTATTTCTGCCCCCCTCACACAAGGACACTTGAATTGTTGAGCAAGCACCTTCCAAAACAATACACAGAAACACTGAATGCTTCTGACAATAGCCTAATTGGTGTTACTGTATGGAGAAAAACTAACTTGAGTTCAACAATTTCACCAAAGTCATCTTCGCACTTCAAACATGGCTCTAGAAAGCCACAATATTCTAGGAGACAGCAAGAGAGAGAAACAAACATGAATGCCAATTTCTCATCCAGACCTCCCCAACACATGGGCCCTTCTTTCACCAATCCTAATCTACCACTCAATGATGACGATGGCGACGATGATATTCCTCCTGGGTTTGGCCCTGCCACGGCCCGGGATGAGGATGACCTACCTGAGTTCAAGTTCTCTGGTGGATCTAACCCACCAATGATGCAATCTAATGGGCAAAACGTCTCTCAGGTCCCGGGCCGAACCCCCCTTCACCCACCTCAGGCCCCATCTCGACCTGTTGAGCAAATGAGGGAGTTGATACACAAATATGGGCAGCCTGGAACCAATGCTGCTTCAGGGAATTTTCATGACAGAAAAGGTCTTAGGGTTGCAACTCAGCCATGGGAGGATGAGGATGACGACATTCCAGAGTGGCAACCCCATACCCAAACCCAACCCCAACCCCAACCCCAATCCCAACCCCAGACCCCAAAACTGCAGGGCCTGCCCCCTCCAATGCCTCAACCAACACCAGCAGCGCCGATTCATAGCTTCCAGCAGCCGATGCCGCCGCTGCACCTGTTAAATCAACCTCATTTGGGAGTACTGCCACCCCTGCAGCCGCCCATGAATGTCATACCTAGCACATGGAGTGCACCATCTACGGGCCCCCATGGCCTCCCCACACAGGGCGCCGCCCTGCAACCTATTAATGTAGGTATTCAATCCAATACAGGACAGTTTTTTGGCATCCCCCCGAGCGCAGAGTGGAGACAGGGTGCCCCTAGGAGTAGAGGTCTTTAA